The window CTGCACTCTGGATTACAGGCTCCCCACAACACATCAAGCTGGTTTGATACTGGTCAATACGGGGATCACTTGTTGTGCCAATGTTAAAACACAGTGCAGACAAAATGCACAAATATGCTGAGTTTACTGAAAATAATGCTGAAATTTCACACATAATTTCTTTGTGCAAAAATTCACTTTATCGCACAAGAACGCTTCAGCATGAGTTTGCTGAAATTACATGATTTTAGCAACATAAACAAATAGGATTTTTTTCCTAAGATAAACACAAACAAAGGCAGCATAAACACATGTACTTTGTAGACATCACTCTAGTCCAGTGGAGGTCCTGCATTCAACACATGAAAACCTTTATGCAATGCTGGTGATTGCTTGAATAGAACCAAAAACATATATACTCTGCTTCGGATGGTTTCACCTACAAAATTACGAAATTTGTTAATACGTACAAATACACATCAATTGTGAAAGAAGCAAAATCATGTTGTCATTGAACTAGCTAAGAACATCTTCTGGATTCTAGACTTATGCATCTTGCTACAAGGAAATAAATGACAAGTAATATTGTGACTAATATTTCAGCTACTAACAAAGGCAGTGAACAGTTTCGACATGTTTGGAGACAACATTCACTTGTTTAACTTTATGACCAGTCATCTATGAAAAAGCATGAATTTATCAAGCAAGGTaaaaactaaataactgtagcaaaTAAAAACACATGAATGTGGTAGAAACTAGTATACTCACATTTATAGCAGAAGTGGAAGTCACCAACCAAGAGCAATATTAGTTGCTAGTCTATTACGGAACAGGTCCATGTCTTTATCACTAGCCTCCGAGGTTGACACATCTGATGCATTCGGAGGGATGGCATACCGTTGATACCTTGAAGGGATAGTTGGGACATAGTTGGGATCTCTGTCGACTCGAAGAAAGTGAAGATCACCCTTATCATGATATCGAACGTAGTTGTGAAGGGTCATAGTGGCAGCCACTATCATCTTTTGAGTTTCAACTGAATAATTGGGCATCATTAGTAGAATCTGCCACTTCATTTTCCACACACCAAATGCTCTCTCGATCACATTACGCTTGGATGAGTGTATCTTGTTAAATTTCTCCTTAGGTGTTCTTGGCACCACACCTCGTTGAAAATCAGGCACGTGGTACCTTTCTCCCTTGTAAGGTGCGAGATATCCAGGTCTATTAGGATAGCCCGCGTCCACAAGATAGTACTTACCTACAAACAACAAGCAGATTGCATGTAAGGCCTATGATTTGTTTAcagaatttaaataaaagaaattaTTATAGGAACTACTAACCCTTTGGAGGATGAGGGAAGGTATCTTTGTCAGCTTCAATTGCATGATACAAGACACTGGTATCATGCATAGAGCCGGGTTGACCAACTGAAGTGTATATGAAATGCATGTCAAAATCACATATTGCCAGAACATTCTGTGTTGTTGATCCTGACCTTCCAATGTATCTAACTTGGTCGCCAGCAGGAATGGTAGCTCTGACGTGAGTACCATCTAGTGCGCCGATGCAGTCCTTAAGATGTGGATAAGCCCTTCTATCCTTTTGAATCCTTGGGTGCACACTACTAAAGTTTGGGTCCTTAGGTTTCAGGTAATCTGCTGCCATCTTAACCACACAGAGTAAAACCTCATGAAACTTCCGGTGGACTGTATCTCCTGAGTGCTTGAAACGATTTTGTGTTCTCCTATTAGACTCGCAACCCCCTAATGTCCACAAGAACATTGCAAGCGCTTCATAACTGCTTACGAAACAGGTTGATTTGAAGCCATACTTTTTGACCAACAAGTCATGCAATTGAAAGAAGAGGCGTGCGTTCATCCTCAACATGGTATATGTTTCTCCAGGTGTTGAGACCGTCTCCTGCAGCCATCCGAACCCACTGAGAATAGAATTCCTTGGGTCTGCCTTGATCAAATAGTTGTCACAGTACTTCCCTGCAAGTGTTGATTCACCGGCATAGATGTTGGACATTGATTGGACATGGTGGCATACCCTCTTCTTCCTTTCTTCATAACTATCACTATTATTGTCACTATCCAATGACATCTGCACATACACAAGTAACAACAATTAGTACTTAATTATCAACCAGATTAGTCATAGCAGAAAGATAAGTAAGAATCATATGTAACATTAAAGACAAGTCATATGAAACAACATTTATCATGTAACCATCAGCAAGATGAGTCATAGCAGCAATATAAGTAAGATTACAAGAAATATTACCAAGATTGAAGACACACGGCTGAAACAAGGTAAATGAAGACAAACAACTGAAAAGGGGAAGAATGGGACTAACATAATAATGTTACAACCCAAATAGTCTTACAAGTAAACCAGAGTACATAACTAAGTTCAAACTTTAAATTAGTATTACATcccaataggcaaaaacaacagcaGTAGCATCTAATGCCCATACTTGCTGTTGTATTTCCTACGCAACCAATCTAAACGAGCAGCACTTTCAGTCATATGCAGGAACATCTCTCTCTGCTCTCGCTTCACAAATAGTTCACTAGCAATGAAATATTCATCACTGCCTACTattgcaccacactcaacaaccagATCCATCACAGAAGTAATCGATGAACTCTCTTCTTTCTTCATGTATGACTCAAAGCTGGATTGGGTCCTCTCTGCTATATCTCCAACCCTGGTTATCTGTTCTTGTATAACAAGAGATGTCTTTGGCTTCTTGTTATTGCCATCCACATACCTGCCAAGTCTCTTCCCTTTTCCATCGGCATGTGACTCACCTGTTTGGGCTCCTCCAGATCAACATCTTGTGTGTCGTCCACATTGAAAACTGAAGTTGCACTGCTAGATTGGGGAATGGTGCCTGAAGCAGGATTCCAGTGATCTGTACCATCACTTGTGATGTCAGCAAACATGATAGATAAGTTATTCTCATTTCGAAGTCCGCGCTTTCGGAACTTGCCACAGCCAGGGATGTCCTAAAATACAACAAAACAAAGCTTAATTAGCATCACTACTCACGGAACAATTGCTTATATGATAAGAACAAATAGGAAAAGTCATGACTCACTATCTTTGCTTtcttccaccattcatcatcttgTTTGATGGTGTTTCTCTCATAGTCCCACCCACCACCAGTCTCCTTCAATTTGAGTTTTCTGAAATTGCTGTAATCAGTCTTCAACTTATCCCACTTGTTCTTTAGTTGGAGCCTGGTGTACTCCAGGCCTGTTCTGACTTTAAAATCCTTCGCAACTTCCTCATAAGCATTTTGAGTCAAGTGCTTGTCTGGCCTATTGCCAGCACGCACTTGTTGGACAAAGAGCTCGGTCAAGATCGTAGTGTTATCGTCACTCCAATCGGCAGACATTCTTCAAGAAAATTATACATTAATTGCAAGCATTACAATCTAACACATATAGATGAACAATCATCAATCATGCTCCTAGTTACATACCAGCAAAGACCATGGTTATAGGCAGAGAAGGGGTTCACTAACATATTTCAGTCCAAAGAATAATAATAGTTACAGGTTATAGGCAGAGAAGGGGTTCACTAGCTACTTCACTCCATCCATGTCAATCAGGGCAAATAAAAGAAACAAAGGCAATATTTGGTCATGGTCTAATTACATTCCAACGGCCAGGAGACAATTCAAGATGTATTTCTGCACTACTTTCCTACAACATCCATGGATTGAAAGGGAATTTAATCAACAAGACGTCACGTGGATCTCACTAGTCCTTGCTGGATTACTTTTTCTTACATTTGTAAATCACTAGTATATACTTTCTGTATCTACTTTACGGCATCCACTAGTCCTTTCTGTATCTACTTTCACAGCATCAACGACCAGGTGTACACTGTGTGTGGGAGTGATGTGCGTGTGTTTTATTTACATGGTGTGTTATGTACTGAAGAGGCGATTGTGATATGCAGAAAAATTTCTGAATCTCACTTTTTGTCTCGTTCTCTCCGTTCTTCATTCTCTACTATTTCTATGATTAATCCGTGAGACCCAAATCAGGGTCTCACACTACTTTGACTACTAATCCTTGCTGGGATTATTGACATGTAGAACTAATACTAACTGGAATCAAGAATCAGGAATCAAGAACGCCTAGAACTAATCAGCAATATCAATTAACAAGCTAGCTAGTTCACGCCCTCCATGTCAAGGCAAATAAAAGAAACAGAGGCAATACATATATGTTTACAACATCCATGATAATCATGCAGTGTGTATTTGTTATCTAGAAAAGGAAACTCTATCTGTCTCTATGCTCTCTGTCGCTCATCCCCTTTCTCTACCAACTCCCCTAATTCATCCCCTTCCTCTCAATTTCCTGAGATAATCCTTGCAGGAATTATAGACATGTAGTACTACTACTTACAGGAATCAAGAACCAGGAATCAAGAACACGTGGAACTATTCAGGAATATGAATCAAGACCAGTAGAGGAACAAGGGTGAAGAGGGGATATGGATCTCACCTTGCTGTATGTGACGTAGACGTGGGTGCCGACCTTGCAAACGACGAATCCGAGCTGCCGGGGACGAGGACGAGGCCCTGGTGATCTCAGCTGCCAGAGGTCCACACAACCCGTATGCCCCCAAAGTTATCGCCGAACAGAAAGCTGCCTTGGATGAGGAGGGGGGCGAGGAGATGGCGAGGTTGCAGGGGTGAGAATTTGGCCGGGGATGACGAGGGGGGCGAGGAGATGGCGAGGTTGCAGTGGTGGCCGGGgaactgcggcggcggcggcgcaacgcTAGGGTTCCATGGTCAGGGGAGGACCCTGGGATTCGCTCAGATTGGATCGAACCGGTAGGTTGGGGAGGGGGAAAGTGAGGGAGTCGTGGTGGGGAGCTCGGTTTCAGCGACTCCGTGAAATTCAACTGCGAACCGCTCCGCTCCGCTCTTTCGACTCCACGGAGTTGTACCGTTCGGCGCTGCTCCGCCCGCTCCCGGAGCGGAGTTGTGGAGCGGAGTGGCTCCGAACAGGTCCTACGTCTCCCCCGAGCAGAGCCTCGCCGGCCAGCTCCCTCCTATCTCTTGCTTCCTCCTCTCTCCCAGCGCCCGCCTGCCCGTCCCGCGCACCCGAGCAGCCGCACGCCGCAGGTTAGCTTCCTCCTCTCTCCTGCAGCTCTTCTCTACATCTCCCCCGAGCAGAGCCCCGCCGCCGGCCAGCTCCATCCTATCTCCTACTTTCTCCTCTCTCCCANNNNNNNNNNNNNNNNNNNNNNNNNNNNNNNNNNNNNNNNNNNNNNNNNNNNNNNNNNNNNNNNNNNNNNNNNNNNNNNNNNNNNNNNNNNNNNNNNNNNNNNNNNNNNNNNNNNNNNNNNNNNNNNNNNNNNNNNNNNNNNNNNNNNNNNNNNNNNNNNNNNNNNNNNNNNNNNNNNNNNNNNNNNNNNNNNNNNNNNNNNNNNNNNNNNNNNNNNNNNNNNNNNNNNNNNNNNNNNNNNNNNNNNNNNNNNNNNNNNNNNNNNNNNNNNNNNNNNNNNNNNNNNNNNNNNNNNNNNNNNNNNNNNNNNNNNNNNNNNNNNNNNNNNNNNNNNNNNNNNNNNNNNNNNNNNNNNNNNNNNNNNNNNNCCAGCGCCCGCCCACCCGTCCCGCGCCCCCGAGCAGCCGCACGCCACCGGCTAGTACCCGCTCGTCAACCTGTCCCCAAGCAGTCGGCTCTGCGCCCATCGCCCGTCCGGCCGGTGCCACGCACGCTAGTCCCCGAGAAGCTGCACTCCATGCCCGTTAGTCCTCGAGAAGCCGCACTACACGCCGCTCGTTCGTCCGTCCAGTTCCGCGCCCCTCGCCTGCCTGTCCATCGTGGTCAGTGTGCAGCACCATCGTCGCCACAGCGTGCAACTCCACTGCCGCCGCGTGAAGCTCCTCCATCTCCACCACGTGAAGCTCCGCCACCTCACCAGCTGCGAGAAGCTCCACCCTCCTCTCTTCTGCGGTCCTCCTCCCTCCTGCACGGCCGCCAAATGACAACATGGCAtgaccatgttggggaacgttgcagaaaataaaaaatttcctatggtttcaccaagatccatcaatgagttcatctaagcaacgagtgaaaggggagatgcatctacataccactttgtagatcgcgagcggaagcgttcaaaagaacgggttgaagtagtcgttctcgtcgtgatcctatcaccggagatcctagcgccgaacggacggcacctccgcgttcaacacacgtacggtcagcgtgacgtctcttctgtcttgatccagcaagggggaaggagaggttgatgatgatccagcagcacgacggcgtggtggtggatgcaacagaactccggcagggcttcgccaagctgctgcgggaggaggacgaggtgtagcagggggagggaggcgccaagacttgggtgcggctgccctcctccctgccctcctttatataggcccccagggggggcgccggccctgggagatcaatctcccaagggggggcggcggccaaggggggtggagtgccccccaaggcaagtggtgcgccccccacctagggtttccaaccctaggcgcaggggggccgaaggggggcgcaccagcccactaggggctggttcccctcccacttcagcccacggggccctccgggataggtggccccacccggtggacccccgggacccttccggtggtcccggtacaataccgggtgacctcgaaactttcccgatggccgaaacagcacttcctatatagttttctttacctccggaccattccggaactcctcatgacatccgggatctcatctgggactccgaacaacattcggtttgctgcatactcatattcatacaaccctagcgtcaccgaaccttaagtgtgtagaccctacgggttcgggagacatgcagacatgaccgagacggctctccggtcaataaccagcgggatctggatacccatgttggctcccacatactcctcgatgatctcatcggatgaaccacgatgtcgagggttcaagcaaccccgtatattattccctttgtcagacggtatgttacttgcccgagactcgatcgtcggtatcctaatacctcgttcattctcgttaccggcaagtcactttactcgtaccgtaatgcatgatcccgtgaccaaacacttggtcactttgagctcattatgatgatgcactaccgagtgggcccagtgatacctctccgtaacacggagtgacaaatcccagtctcgatccgtgtcaactcaacagaaactttcggagatacctgtagtgcacctttatagtcacccagttacgttgtgacgtttggtacacccaaagcactcctatggtatccgggagttacacgatgtcatggtctaaggaagagatacttgacattggaaaagctctagcaaaacgaactacacgatcttgtgctatgcttaggaatgggtcttgtccatcacatcattctcctaatgatgtgatcccgttgtcaacgacatctaatgtccatagtcaggaaaccatgactatctgttgaccaacgagctagtcaactagaggcttactagggacgtattatggtctatgtattcacacgtgtattatgatttccggataatataattatagcatgaataaaagacaattatcatgaacaaggaaatataataatactccttttattattgcttctagggcatatttccaacagtctcccacttgcactagagtcaataatctagttacattgtgatgaatcgaacacccatagagttctggtgttgatcatgttttgctcgcgagagaggtttagtcaacggatctgcgacattcagatccgtatgtactttgcaaatatctatgtctccatcttgaacattttcacggatggagttgaagcgacgcttgatgtgcctggtcttcttgtgaaacctgggctccttggcaagggcaatagctccagtgttgtcacagaagagtttgatcggccccgacgcattgggtatgactcctaggtcggtgatgaactccttcacccaaattgcttcatgcgctgcctccgaggctgccatgtactccgcttcacatgtagatcccgccacgacactctgcttgcaactgcaccagcttactgctccaccattcaacatatacacgtatccggtttgtgacttagagtcatccagatctgtatcgaagctagcatcgacgtaaccctttacgacgagctcttcgtcacctccataaacgagaaacatgtcctttgtccttttcaggtacttcaggatattcttgaccgctgtccaatgttccttgccgggattactttggtaccttccctaccaaacttacgacaaggtttacatcaggtctggtacacagcatgtcatacataatagatcctatggctgaggcataggagatgacgctcatctcttctttatcttttgccgtggtcgggcattgagccgagctcaatctcacaccttgcagtacaggcaagaaccctttcttggactggtccattttgaacttcttcaaaatcttatcaaggtatgtgctttgtgaaagacctatgaggcgtctcgatctatccctatagatcttgatgcctaatatgtaagcagcttctccaaggtccttcattgaaaaacacttattcaagtaggccttaatgctatccaagaattctatatcatttcccatcaaaagtatgtcatctacatataatatgagaaatgctacagagctcccactcactttcttgtaaacgcaggcttctccataagtctgcataaacccaaacgctttgatcatctcatcaaagcgaatgttccaactccgagatgcttgcaccagcccataaatggaacgctggagcttgcatactttgttagcattcttaggatcgacaaaaccctccggctgcatcatatacagttcttccttaagatgcccgttaaggaatgccgttttgacgtccatctgccatatctcataatcatagtatgcggcaattgctaacatgattcggacggacttaagcctcGCTACGGGAGTGAAAGTCTCAtcttagtcaatcccttgaacttgccgataacccttagcgacaagtcgagctttatagatggtgacattaccatccgcgtccgtcttcttcttaaagatccatttgttttctatcgctcgccgatcatcgggcaagtcagtcaaggtccatactttgttttcatacatgggttctatctcggattgcatggcctcaagccatttgttggaatctgggcccgccatcgcttcttcatagttcgaaggttcatcgttgtctaacaacatgatttccaggacagggttgcataCCACTCCGGTGTGGAAcgttccttgtggacctacgaagttcagtagcaacttgatcagaagtaccttgatcatcatcattaatttcctctccagtcgatgtaggcaccacaggaacattttcctgagctacactactttccggttcaagagatagtacttcatcgagttctactttcctcccacttactcctttcgagagaaactctttttccagaaaggatccgttcttggcaacaaagatcttgccctcggatcttaagtagaaggtatacccaatggtttccttagggtatcctatgaagacacatttttccgacttgggttcgagcttttcaggttgaagtttcttgacataagcatcgcatccccaaacttttagaaacgacagcttaggtttcttcccaaaccataattcatacggtgtcgtctcaacggatttagacggtgccctatttaaagtgaatgtagctgtctctagagcgtatccccaaaatgatagcggtaaatcggtaagagacatcatagatcgcaccatatccaatagagtgcgattacgatgttcggacacaccgttacgctgaggtgttccaggcggcgtgagttgtgaaatgattccacattttcttaagtgtgtaccaaattcgtgacttaaatattctcctccatgatccgatcgtaagaattttatctttcggtcacgttgattctctacttcattctgaatttccttgaacttttcaaaggtctcagacttgtgtttcatcaagtagacatacccatatctactcaagtcatcagtgagagtgagaacataacgatatcctccgcgagcctcaacgctcattggaccacacacatcagtatgtatgatttccaataagttggttgctcgctccattgttgcagagaacggggtcttggtcatttttcccatgaggcatggttcgcatgtgtcaaatgattcataatctagagactctaaaagtccatcagcatggagcttcttcatgcacttgacaccaatgtgaccaaggtggcagtgccacaagtatgtgggactatcgttatcaactttacatcttttggtattcacactatgaatatgtgtaacattacattcgagattcattaagaataaaccattgaccatcggggcatgatcataaaacatatctctcatataaatagaacaaccattattcttggatttaaatgagtagccatcttgtatcaaacgagatccagatacaatgttcatgctcaaacttggcactaaataacaattattgaggtttaaaactaatctcgtaggtaaatgtagaggtagcgtgccgacggaaatcacatcaaccttggaaccattcccgacgcgcatcgtcacctcgtccttcgcgagtctccgcttattccgcaggtcctgctgtgagttacaaatgtgagcaacggcaccggtatcaaatacccaggagttactacgagtactggtaaggtacacatcaattacatgtatatcaaatatacctttagtgttgccggccttcttgtccgctaagtatttggggcagttccgcttccagtgacccttccccttgcaataaaagcacttagtctca is drawn from Triticum dicoccoides isolate Atlit2015 ecotype Zavitan chromosome 6B, WEW_v2.0, whole genome shotgun sequence and contains these coding sequences:
- the LOC119321387 gene encoding L10-interacting MYB domain-containing protein-like — its product is MSADWSDDNTTILTELFVQQVRAGNRPDKHLTQNAYEEVAKDFKVRTGLEYTRLQLKNKWDKLKTDYSNFRKLKLKETGGGWDYERNTIKQDDEWWKKAKIDIPGCGKFRKRGLRNENNLSIMFADITSDGTDHWNPASGTIPQSSSATSVFNVDDTQDVDLEEPKQMSLDSDNNSDSYEERKKRGSTVTTI